One genomic segment of Brassica napus cultivar Da-Ae chromosome A3, Da-Ae, whole genome shotgun sequence includes these proteins:
- the BNAA03G03720D gene encoding uncharacterized protein BNAA03G03720D, which translates to MEDYNRQRAYGDTGMQIQPYHGGGPGTGDFRSYSTSYATENNIYNIKKEKSIARSKSWGITDPELQRKKRVASYKMYSVEGKVKGSFRKSFRWLKQRYTQVVYGWW; encoded by the coding sequence ATGGAAGATTACAACCGTCAAAGAGCCTACGGAGACACAGGGATGCAGATCCAGCCTTACCACGGCGGCGGTCCGGGAACCGGCGACTTCAGGAGCTATAGCACCTCGTACGCGACGGAGAACAACATCTACAATATCAAGAAGGAGAAATCTATAGCGAGGTCGAAGTCTTGGGGGATAACTGACCCGGAGCTCCAGAGGAAGAAAAGGGTGGCGAGTTACAAGATGTATAGTGTTGAAGGCAAAGTCAAAGGCTCTTTTAGAAAAAGTTTCAGATGGCTTAAGCAGAGGTACACACAGGTCGTCTATGGCTGGTGGTGA
- the LOC106419901 gene encoding 17.6 kDa class II heat shock protein, whose product MEFVRFPIVSILEDMLEVPEEHNEKSRNNPSRAYMRDAKAMAATPADVIEHANAYVFVVDMPGIKGEEIKVQVEDENVLVVSGERQRENKESEGVKYVRMERRMGKFMRKFQLPENADLEKISAVCNDGVLKVTVQKLPPPEPKKPKTIQVQVA is encoded by the coding sequence ATGGAATTTGTAAGGTTTCCGATAGTCTCAATCCTCGAAGACATGCTAGAAGTTCCCGAAGAGCACAACGAGAAGAGCCGCAACAATCCTTCAAGAGCTTACATGCGGGACGCAAAGGCAATGGCGGCTACGCCAGCCGACGTGATCGAGCACGCGAACGCGTACGTTTTCGTGGTGGACATGCCTGGAATCAAAGGAGAGGAGATCAAGGTTCAGGTGGAGGACGAGAACGTGCTTGTTGTGAGCGGAGAGAGGCAGAGAGAGAACAAGGAGAGCGAGGGTGTGAAGTATGTGAGGATGGAGAGGAGGATGGGGAAGTTTATGAGGAAGTTTCAGTTGCCTGAGAACGCTGATTTGGAGAAGATCTCTGCTGTTTGTAACGATGGTGTGTTGAAGGTGACTGTTCAGAAGCTTCCTCCTCCTGAGCCTaagaaaccaaagactatcCAAGTCCAAGTTGCTTGA
- the LOC106420220 gene encoding omega-amidase, chloroplastic — protein MKSAVSSSLFFHSKNLLKPNPFSRLESVFLPKPSLRSIAKLPSSSTTSGLRSISSSSMASSFKPEQARVPSALPLPAPPLTKFNIGLCQLSVTADKSRNISHAKKAIEEAASKGAKLVLLPEIWNSPYSNDSFPVYAEEIDAGGDASPSTAMLSEVSKRLKITIIGGSIPERVGDRLYNTCCVFGSDGVLKAKHRKIHLFDIDIPGKITFMESKTLTAGETPTIVDTDVGRIGIGICYDIRFQELAMIYAARGAHLLCYPGAFNMTTGPLHWELLQRARATDNQLYVATCSPARDSGAGYTAWGHSTLIGPFGEVLATTEHEEAIIIAEIDYSILEQRRTSLPLNKQRRGDLYQLVDVQRLNSK, from the exons ATGAAGTCGGCAGTTTCATCGTCACTCTTCTTCCATTCGAAGAATCTTTTAAAACCTAATCCCTTTTCTCGTCTCGAATCCGTTTTTCTCCCTAAACCATCACTGAGATCGATCGCGAAACTCCCATCTTCATCAACAACCTCAGGTCTAAGAtccatctcctcctcctccatggCGTCCTCTTTCAAACCCGAACAAGCTAGAGTCCCCTCCGCTCTTCCCCTCCCAGCTCCTCCGTTGACCAAA TTCAACATTGGATTGTGTCAGCTATCTGTGACTGCTGACAAATCAAGAAACATCTCTCACGCCAAGAAGGCTATTGAAGAAGCTGCTTCCAAGGGAGCTAAGCTTGTTCTCTTGCCC GAGATTTGGAACAGTCCGTACTCCAATGATAGCTTCCCGGTTTACGCGGAAGAGATTGATGCTGGTGGTGATGCTTCTCCTTCAACCGCTATGCTCTCTGAAGTTTCTAAACGGCTCAAGATCACTATCATTGGTGGCTCtattccggaaagagttggtGATCGTTTGTATAACACTTGCTGTGTCTTTGGTTCTGATGGAGTGCTCAAAGCTAAGCATCGAAAG ATACATTTATTTGATATAGACATTCCCGGGAAGATCACCTTCATGGAATCAAAAACTCTCACTGCGGGAGAGACACCAACAATCGTTGACACAG ATGTGGGGCGTATTGGAATAGGCATCTGCTATGACATCCGGTTCCAGGAGCTAGCTATGATATATGCTGCAAGAG GGGCTCATTTGCTGTGCTATCCAGGAGCATTTAACATGACAACTGGACCTCTCCATTGGGAACTACTACAAAGAGCAAG GGCTACGGATAATCAG TTATATGTGGCGACATGCTCACCTGCCAGAGATTCAGGAGCTGGCTACACTGCTTGGGGACACTCTACACTCATTGGGCCT TTTGGAGAAGTTCTAGCTACGACTGAGCATGAGGAAGCAATCATCATAGCAGAGATTGATTACTCTATCCTTGAACAACGAAG GACAAGTCTTCCACTGAATAAACAGCGGAGGGGAGATCTTTACCAGCTCGTAGACGTGCAGCGCCTGAACTCTAAATGA
- the BNAA03G03760D gene encoding protein BIG GRAIN 1-like D, which produces MHRSKPQSRNPSFSSTLLDEIYNSIDPKTKKTQPFVGSVKKQSISVTRSVPDRKLHQDRFFGSVSSSSDSNSSIFSSSDTELSHGTKKITSSRPLCFGPSKTKQSKTEDKALFHQNRATRVFHDYDYASSNQKKLKTPSSPGVRIVNFINALFSKQPTAVKSYPRNTSYDDSAFSRKRTDYYYLSTTCSSASSFSRSCLNKRSEKSSGRTKPRVRFSPVNVIVPEIEEEDYLSSGYVRKSVKKNVEDGGRRSVEEIAREFLRDYHKKHENSLVKNNNDLEDYEDEDDDVASDSSSDLFELDLVGTHHHNLYEDELPVYETTFAGLIL; this is translated from the coding sequence ATGCATAGATCCAAACCTCAATCCAGAAACCCGTCATTCTCCTCCACTCTCCTCGATGAAATCTACAATTCCATCGATCCCAAAACCAAAAAGACTCAACCTTTTGTCGGCTCTGTTAAGAAACAGAGCATCAGCGTAACCAGATCAGTTCCTGACCGGAAACTCCACCAAGATCGGTTCTTTGGCTCTGTCTCCTCTTCCTCTGATTCCAACTCCAGTATCTTCTCATCTTCCGACACCGAACTAAGTCACGGTACTAAGAAGATAACTTCTTCAAGGCCGTTATGTTTCGGCCCATCTAAGACAAAACAGAGTAAAACAGAGGATAAAGCTCTGTTTCACCAAAACAGAGCAACCCGAGTGTTTCACGACTACGATTACGCCTCAAGTAATCAAAAGAAGCTCAAAACTCCATCTTCACCTGGAGTAAGAATCGTTAACTTCATCAATGCCTTGTTCAGCAAGCAACCAACGGCGGTTAAGAGTTATCCGAGGAACACGAGCTACGACGACTCTGCATTCTCTAGAAAACGAACTGATTATTACTATCTATCTACGAcgtgttcttcagcttcttccttCTCCAGGTCTTGTCTGAACAAACGCTCCGAGAAATCATCTGGCCGTACCAAGCCAAGGGTTAGATTCTCTCCGGTCAATGTGATCGTCcctgagattgaagaagaagactatCTCAGCAGCGGCTATGTTAGAAAGTCGGTGAAGAAGAATGTGGAAGATGGAGGGAGGAGATCAGTGGAGGAGATTGCGAGAGAGTTCTTGAGAGATTACCACAAGAAACATGAAAACAGTTTGGTCAAGAATAATAATGATCTCGAGGATtatgaagatgaggatgatgatgttGCAAGTGATTCGAGTTCGGATTTGTTTGAGCTGGACTTAGTTGGAACTCATCATCATAATCTGTATGAAGACGAACTTCCTGTGTATGAAACCACTTTTGCTGGTTTGATATTGTGA
- the LOC106419911 gene encoding S-protein homolog 4-like, whose translation MYSTNSKLEQNQCPHVHLISDLLYISMQKKQRSFTQLSILKEMANIQRTQVLVVMIISLLIQISLLQAETIASDVHPNISTLKSMVRITNRLGDGSTLNLHCKSSDDNLGLQILAPNKSWSFTFRPNIWGTTVFYCHFTWPRGHSTHFYIYDDFRDGVHRGIPCIYCFWDISKDGPCRFNEATDAFDICYYWNGDPKQ comes from the coding sequence ATGTATTCAACCAATTCTAAATTGGAACAAAATCAATGTCCTCATGTACATCTCATCTCAGACTTGTTATATATATCAAtgcaaaagaaacaaagatcaTTCACACAACTTTCAATTCTTAAAGAAATGGCAAATATCCAAAGAACACAAGTTCTTGTGGTAATGATAATATCTCTACTCATCCAAATATCTCTCTTACAAGCTGAAACCATTGCTTCAGATGTTCATCCAAATATCTCTACTCTCAAATCAATGGTGAGGATAACAAATCGCCTCGGTGATGGTTCCACATTAAACCTCCACTGTAAGTCCTCAGACGACAATCTCGGTCTCCAAATTCTAGCTCCGAATAAGTCTTGGTCATTTACGTTTAGACCAAATATTTGGGGGACGACAGTATTTTACTGTCATTTCACATGGCCTCGAGGACACTcaacacacttttatatatacgaTGATTTCAGAGATGGTGTTCATAGGGGTATTCCTTGTATCTACTGTTTCTGGGATATAAGCAAAGATGGGCCATGCAGGTTCAACGAAGCAACGGATGCTTTTGATATATGTTATTATTGGAACGGGGATCCAAAACAATAG